Genomic segment of Sphingopyxis sp. QXT-31:
TTCCCGATCGCGCCTACAGCGCCACCAACCGCGCCGCGAACACCGACCTGCTCGATTACGGCACGCTCTATGTCGCACGCTTCAACGCCGACGGCACGGGTGAGTGGCGCGCGCTGGTCGTCGGGCAGAACGGCCTGACCGCGGGCGCGTCCGACCCCGGCAACATCAGCCAGAGCGCGACGCCCCCGGCGCCGACGATCGTCAACTTCAACAACCAGGCCGACGTGCTGATCAATTGCGCCTCGGCGGCGCGCGTTGCCGGCGGCACCGTGATGGATCGTCCCGAGTGGATCACGGTCGCACCCGACAACAAGGCGGTGTTCGTCACGCTGACCAACAACAGCAGCCGCCGCGTCACCGACCCCGCCAACCCGCGTGTCACCAACCGTCACGGGCATATCCTGAAGTTCCGCGAGGAAGGCGATTCGCCGCTGGCCACCAAGTTCAGCTGGGAAATCTTCCTGCTGGCGGGAGACCCGGCCTGGGCGTCGGGCGGGTCGAACCTGACCGGCAACATCAACGGCGACACCTTCTCCAGCCCCGACGGCCTGCGCATCGATCCGCAGGGCCGCCTGTGGGTGCAGACCGACCACAGCGTTCCCGGCACCTCGGGCGCCTCGGGCGTCAGCATCGAGGATACGGTCGGCCAGAATGCGATGTTCTACCTCGACCAGGCGACCAAGCAGTCGAAACGCTTCTTGGTCGGTCCGGTCGGGTGCGAGATCACCGGCCTCGCCTACACCCCCGACCTGCGCACCTTCTTCGTCAATATCCAGCATCCGACGGGCAACTGGCCGGTCGCGGGCGAGCAGCCGCGCTCGTCGACGATCGTGGTGCGCCGCACCGACAACCAGCCGGTGGGCAACTGATCAGCGCGCCGCCCGCTCCCAAACGCCGGGAGCGGGCGACCGCCTCAGACGAATTTCATATCGCCGAAGATCCAGCGCCACGGCGTCCCCGTTTCGCCGAGAATGTCGCGCACGATCATCGGAAAGGCCGCCTCGGCGCGCACGTCGTTCGACATGATCAGCACGCAGCGTTGACCCTTTTCGACGCAGACGAGCGTGTTGCCGGTCGAGTCATTGTGCCCGCCGCGGAAGAAAGCGGGGCCCTGCGGCCCGCTATAGGTGATCAGCCCGACGCTCGCCGCCAGCCCCTTGTGCTGCCGCGCCGCGGGCACGTCGCCCGCCAGCGTTGGGAATTGTCCGGCCGAACGGATCGGCAGGCCCGGGCGCCACAGTTCGCCGCGTGCCTTTTTCGACAAACCCTCCCCCGACACCAGCGCCGCCGCGAAATTGGCAAGGTCGGTGATCGTCGTGTCCATCGATCCCGCCATGCGCACGCGGCCGCGCTCGTCATGCGCCTCGACGCTGCCGTCGAGCGTCCAGCCGTCGGCGTAGTTCGCCGCGAAGTCGGGGCGCCAGACGAGGCTGGAGTTCGGCATCCTCAGCGGATCGAAGACCAGCCGCTGAACTTGTTGCCCGGTGTCGAGCCCCAGTCCCTTGTCGAGCCCGAACTGCAGCAGCATGATCCCCTCGCCCGAATAGCCGTAGCGGCTGCCCGGATCGAAGTGGAAGCGCAATTTCTGGTCGGGTTCGAGAAAGTGGAAGTTCGCGAAACCCGTGCTGTGGTTGAGGACATGCCGCGGCGTCACCGCGCGCCAGCGCTCATCGCCGGCAAGGTCGCCCCAATTGCCGTAGGCGTCGAGATTGCCATAGTCGGGAAGCGGCTTGTCGAGCATCGCCGCGATCGGCTTGTCGAGGTCGACCTTGCCCTCGTCGGCCAGCCGCAGCACCGTATAGGCGAAGACCGCCTTGGTCAGCGAGGCGCCGTACATGATCGTCTGCGGGGTCAACGGCTCGCCTTTGGCGTTCCGCTCGCCAAAGCTCTGGACCGAGACGACCTTACCCTTGTCGATCACCGCGATGGCGAGGCCGCGCGCGCCGGTCGCGGTCATCGCCTGCTTCGCGGTCTTCGCGACCGCGGCCTGGTCGGCGACGGGTTTCGCCTCGGCGGTGACGGCCATCAACAACGGCAGGGCCAAAGCCAGTTTTGCACGGCGCATCGCTATCTCCCCGAAATCAGGACGATTCCACTGCTATGACGAAACAATACAGCCCGCAAGCCGCGTCGTCGCCGGTCAGGGTTTGCGCTTCGGTGGCGGCGGGGCCGAACCGTCGGGGGTCTGCGACATCATGATGACGCACATGGTGCGGTGGACCTTGTGCGATCCGCAGGCGACGCCGGCATAGCGATGCTCGGCGCGGAGCAGGCTGTGGCGGTGCCCGCGGTCGGGCACGCCGTCGTCGATCAGCAGCTGGTGGATCACGCCTGCCGGGGTGTGATGGCCATAAGTGATGACCTCGTTGACATAGGGACCGCCGCCCCGCGCGGTCGCGCGCTCGCCCGGGCCGCGGCCGCCGGTATAGTGGCCGACCGCGCCCGAACGCGACTGCGCCGCGACATGGTCGGCCGCCGCGCGTTCGAGCACCGCGCCGCGTTCGAGCGAGGCGAGCGGCTTCGCCGGACGCAGGTCGCGGATCGCCTCGTCGACCGCCGCGACGCCCTCGCGGGTCATGATGTCGATCTCGTCGCGGTCGCGCCCGATCAGCAGCTTGCCCTCGAAGCGCGGGCGATAAGTCCGCAACACATCGGCATAGCCCGAAGGATCGCCGCGGAAGCGATTGAGTTCGGCAAGAACGTCGGTCTCGAAATCGCCCGGCGCGAGGGCAGCGGAGCTCACGGCTCCGCCAGCCAGAAGCGCCGCTGCTGCGGGCCATCGGAAGTATCTCGTCATTGCAGAGGCGATAAAGGCGCAACGCTGAACATCGCGCAACCATTATCGGCGAGACTGGCGCACGGGCCCACTAAGCGCTAGGGGCGCGGGCAACGACCGGCGCGACGCCGGATCCTCATGGAGTTTTTATGGGTTTCAAATGCGGCATCGTCGGACTCCCGAACGTGGGCAAGTCCACCCTGTTCAACGCGCTGACCGAGACCGCGGCGGCGCAGGCGGCGAACTATCCCTTCTGCACGATCGAGCCGAACATCGGTAACGTCGCGGTGCCCGACGACCGGCTGGAGAAGCTCGCGGCGATCGCGAGCAGCAAGAAGATCATCGCGACGCAGCTCGCCTTCGTCGATATCGCGGGGCTCGTGCGCGGCGCGTCGAAGGGAGAGGGTCTGGGCAACCAGTTCCTCGGCAATATCCGCGAGGTCGACGCGATCGTGCATGTGCTGCGCTGTTTCGAGGATGACGACATCCAGCATGTCGAGAACAGGGTCGACCCCGTCGCCGACGCCGAGACGGTCGAGACCGAGCTGCTGCTCGCCGACCTCGAAAGCCTCGAGAAGCGCGTGCCGGCGCTGGCCAAGAAAGCCGCGCAGGGCGACAAGGAATCGAAGGTCGCCGCGAGCGTGCTCGGGCAGGCGCTCGACCTGCTGCGCGACGGCAAGCCCGCGCGGCTGACTGACCCCCGCGACGAGGAAGAAGCCCGCGCGCTGCGCAATGCGCAGCTGCTGACCAGCAAGCCCGTCCTCTACGTCTGCAACGTCGACGAGGGCAGCGCCGCCAACGGCAACGCCTTCTCCGAAAAGGTCTTTGCCAAGGCGGCGGCCGAGGGCGCGCAGGCGGTGGTCGTCTCCGCCGCGATCGAGAGCGAGCTGGTGACGATGGACATGGCCGACCGGCTCGAATTCCTCGAAGAAATGGGCCTCCACGAAACCGGCCTCGCGCGCGTCATCCGCGCGGGGTACGAGTTGCTGCACCTGATCACCTTCTTCACCGTCGGCCCGCAGGAAGCGCGCGCCTGGACCGTCCACACCGGCGCCACCGCGCCCGAGGCCGCGGGCGAGATCCACAGCGATTTCCAGAAGGGCTTCATCCGCGCCGAGACGATCGCCTATGACGATTATGTCACGCTGGGCGGCGAAGCAAAGGCGCGCGAAGCGGGCAAGCTGCGCGCCGAGGGCAAGGCCTATGTCGTGCACGACGGCGACGTGATGCATTTCCTGCATAGTTGAGTCGTCTTCGCCGCCCGCGAAGCCGGTCGGGGCTTAAAGCCACAAAAGCCCCGTATGGGGAGATGCGCATTGTGCCCTTTGTGGCCTTAAGGCGACATCGAATACGCATGCGCGCGTCGAAATGTCTTCCTTGTCGCTTTAAGCACGGGGCGGACCTTCAGCGCGTTCAAGACGATTTCAATGAGCCAGTGATGTGCCGCCATATCGAAAGAAGGTCGCGCGATATTCCAAAGTTCAGTAAAGTTCAGCCTCGTGCGGCACCGATTTGAACGTCGCGATATGCTGATTACTTGCGGTGCGCATCGCGTTTTTATCCACCAGATGAAAGAGCCGGATGAAGGCTGGCACAGCCGGATAATTTAGGAAAGGCTTATTTTGAAGGCTATGTCGGCTTTGGGGTGGGAAGCGGACGCTGGATGACCGATCAAATGATAGCTATGAGAATGCCGCCAGCGTGACGGAATTGGTAGACGTATCGCTACAGCGATCTCGGCAACGGGTGGGGTTCGATCCCCTGCCGCTGGCATTTCCGAATTGGGGTGGGAAGCTGCCACCCGACAACCTATTCGGATTAGCGAAAATCCTTTCCTTCGATTGTCACGGGGACCTGTTGCAGACGGTGCCAGAAATCGTCGCCTTGAAGCTCCGATACAACATCTAGAGCAATTGAATCGGCCGACTGAACGGCAAAGTCGAACCACCGGTTGTTAGAACCCGGTTTCGCTCCAAGCCTTACAGTGGCAATCAGTTGAGTGGCTTTGACTTTCTCCGGTGCAACCGTGTGTTTGATCGGCCTGTGCCACTCCACGCCGTCGCGCGACGCTAGCCCCGCGTGCACAAAGAAGCGGTCGTCCGAAGAATCTCGTTTGAAATAGAACTGAAGGCATTCCACTGTGTCACCCATATATCGATAAAAATCAGGAAACGAACCGCGAAATCCAATTGATCGTAAGTGCGGAATCGCAAGCCGCTTTAGTGAAGCTTTCATGTCAGACCTGCGGCTCATTTCCACTCCTATCGGAATCGGGGGTAGCGTAGGATTACACCTAAATTGAGGCTCAAAGCCGTCAAGTGCTCTGACCTCATGAACGTCCGCAATCGGTCGTTAGCGGTCATTCGATCCAGGTTGACAGCGAACGGCGGAAATGGGGTGGGAAGCGGACGCTAACTCGCGGGATTGATTTCCGGTCCAAGCTCCTCGTCCGCCACGTTCCATTCGAAAACTCGACCTGTATCCTCTTCCACTGCAAACCATCCCATCAATACGCTGCCGCATATCTCTTCATGGCAGTATCCGTTGACACGAGCTATCCGGAAACCGGGCGGATTAAAGCTATCAACTACTCCATCGCAACCAGCGATATTCTTTTCTTCAAAATCGCGGTTGGCCACTAGAGATGCCTTGAGAAGATCGCATGCTTTGGCGTCCGCAGATATATCGAAGGAAGCTTCGGCTTTGACAGAAGCGGCTTGTTCATCTTCTGGCATGCCGCAGCTGAGCAAGCCCAATGCCAAGATGATGATTGACGGAATTTGCGGCTTCTACATCCTCGCAAATTAGACAAAATTGCTACGTCTGCAATCGGTCGCTTCCTGACATTCGATCCAGATCAGCGGCGACCGGCTGAAATGGGGTGGGGACCGGACATATCTCACTTTCTTGTCATCCCCGCGAAAGCGGGGACCCAGAGCGTCCGTAGGCTGACCCCGCACTGGGTTCCCGCTTTCGCGGGAATGACACAGGTAAGAATGGGTCCGGCCGCAACCGCCCGCGGACCGTCATTGCGGGGCGGGCTACGGCTCGAACGCCGCCAAGATCGGGCACGGCCCCTTGTCGCTCGCCGCGCAGATGTCGGCTAAGCGCGCCAACGCGGCGCGGGTTTCGGTCATGGCCGCGATCTTTGTATCGAGCGCATCGATCCGCTGGCGCGCGAGGTGGCGCACCTGGACGCGGTCGTCGCCCGCCTCGAGCGCGAGCAGTTCGCCGATCTCGTCGAGCGTGAAGCCGGCGCCCTGCGCCGCGCGGATGAACTTCAGGCGGCGAAGGTCGTCTTCGTCGTAGCGGCGGATGCCGCCGCCCCAGCCGTCGCCGCCGCTGCGCGCGGGCGTCGAAAGCAGGCCGCGACGCTGGTAATAGCGGATCGTCTCGACCCCGACGCCGCCCGCGACGGCCAGTTTTCCGATGGTGAACTGCATCGCTTGACTCCGTACCATGGTACGGATGCCATATGGGGCGCATGAAAAAGCAAGCAACCCTCCACCGCATGGTCATGCCCGGCCACACCTGCCCCTATGGCCTCAAGGCCCGCCACCTGCTGAAGCGCAAAGGCTATGCGGTCGACGACCGTTGGCTCACGACGCGCGAGGAGACCGACGCGTTCAAGGCCGAGCATGGCGTCAAGACCACGCCGTAAACCTTCATCGACGGCGTGCGCATCGGCGGCTACGACGACCTCCGCCGCCATTTCGGCCTCGCGGTGCGCGATCCCGACGCGGTGAGCTACCGCCCGGTGATCGCGCTGTTCGCGATGACCGCGCTGATGGCGCTCGCGGCGAGCCATGCCGCGTTCGGCGACGCGCTCACGCTGCGCGCGGCCGAATGGTTCGTCTCGTTCAGCATGATCGTGCTCGCATTGCTCAAGCTGCAGGATATCGAGAGCTTCTCGACGATGTTCCTGAACTACGACCTGTTCGCGAAACGCTGGGTCCCCTATGGCCGCATCTATCCCTTTGCCGAGGGGGTCGCGGGGGTGCTGATGACCGCGCATGCGCTGCCCTGGCTGTCGATCCCGGTATCGCTGTTCATCGGTTCGATCGGCGCGGCGTCGGTGTTCAAGGCGGTCTATATCGAGCGGCGCGAGCTCAAATGCGCGTGCGTCGGAGGCAGCAGCAAGGTGCCGCTGGGTTTCGTCTCGCTGACCGAGAATCTGGCGATGGTCGGCATGGCGCTGTGGATGCTGGCGATGCTGGTCTGAGGCCATCCGCCCGGCCGGGTGCAACCCCATTGTCACGATCCGGGCACATGGGATTTCGCGTGCCGCTGGGCTATGCCCGGCGCAACGAATCATCAGACGATGGGAACTGCCATGTATAATCGCCGCTCGTTTCTGGCCGGGGCGACGCTCGCCGGGCTGGCCGCCCCCGCCATCGTTCGCGCGCAGGGGCTGTTTCGCGACTTTCCGTTCAGCCTGGGCGTCGCGGCGGGCGATCCCGCGAGCGACGGTTTCGTCATCTGGACGCGCCTCGCGCCCGAGCCGATGGAGCGCCACGGCGGCATGCCGCTGGTCAACGTCCCGGTCGACTGGGAGGTCGCGAGCGACACCGGCTTTCGCGACGTCGTGGCGAAGGGCACCGAGCTGGCGCGCCCCGAACTGGCGCACAGCGTCCATGTCGAGGTCGCGGGGCTGCTGCCCGACCGGCCCTATTTCTACCGCTTCACCGCGGGCGGCGAGCGCAGCCTGCGCGGTCGCGCGCGCACCCTGCCCGCCCCCGGCGCCAAGGTCGATGCGCTGAAATTCGGCGTCGCGGGCTGCCAGCATTATGAATCGGGCTTCTATGGCGCCTATCGCCACATGGCGCGCGAAGACCTGGCCTTCGTTTATCATTATGGCGATTTCATCTATGAATATCGGCAGGATTATCTGTTCGACAGCGGGCTGCCGATCCGCCCGGTGCGCCAATATGCGCAGCGTGCGCTGATCGACGTCAACGACTTCCGCCTCGCCTATGCGCAGACCCTGCTCGACATCGACCAGCAGGCGGTGCGTTCGGTCCACGCGCATCTGTCGAGCTTCGACGATCACGAGATTCGCAACAATTGGGTCGGCGAATATGACAATTGGAAAATGGGGCTCGACGGCAACGACCCCGACGCGCTGTCGCCCGCCGAGTTCATGCTGAAGAAGCAGGGCGCGATGCAGGCGTGGTACGAACACATGCCGGTGCGCAAGGCGCTGCTCCCGCGCGGCGGCATGGTCGCGGCGAACCGCGAGTTTCGATATGGCGACCTGATGGCGATGCAAGTGCTCGACACGCGCCAATATCGCAGCGACCAGCCGTGCGGCGACGGCTTCAAGCCGATCTGCCCCGACGTGATGGCCAGGGACGCGCAGGTGCTGGGCAAGGCGCAGGAGGAATGGCTGGCGCGCAATCTGGCGAAGGGCGGCGCGCAGTGGAACGCGCTGGCGCAGCAGGTGACGATGATGTCGCTCGACCGCCGCCGCAAGCCCGACGAACCGCAGAAAATCGTGAATATCGACAGCTGGGCGGGCTATGCGGCGCCGCGCGAGCGCATATTGTCGCGGATGGCGGGGCTCAAGAATTGCGTCGTGCTCACCGGTGACGAGCATCAGAATTTCTGCGGCGACCTGATCCTGAAGGACAAGGTCGTCGGCGCCGAATTCGTCGCGACCTCGATCAGCAGCAACGGCGACGGCAGCGACAAGCGCAACGGCACCGACGACTGGCTGAAGCTCAACCCCGAGCTCAAATTCGCCAACGACCAGCGCGGCTATGTCGTGTGCGAAGTCGGCCGCGAGGCGTGGCAGTCGCATTTCATGGTCGTCGACAAGGTGACCACGCCGACCAACACGCTGTCGAAGCGCGCGACCGGCGTCGTCGAGAATGGCGTCGCCGGGATCAAGATGGCCTGACGATGAAGATGATCGGGATGATCGGCGGCATGAGTTGGGAAAGCTCGGCCGAATATTACCGCCTCATCAACCGCGACGTGCGCGGGCGGCTCGGGCCGACCGCGTCGGCGCGCTGCCTGCTCTGGTCGTTCGACTTTTCGGAGATCG
This window contains:
- a CDS encoding serine hydrolase domain-containing protein — its product is MRRAKLALALPLLMAVTAEAKPVADQAAVAKTAKQAMTATGARGLAIAVIDKGKVVSVQSFGERNAKGEPLTPQTIMYGASLTKAVFAYTVLRLADEGKVDLDKPIAAMLDKPLPDYGNLDAYGNWGDLAGDERWRAVTPRHVLNHSTGFANFHFLEPDQKLRFHFDPGSRYGYSGEGIMLLQFGLDKGLGLDTGQQVQRLVFDPLRMPNSSLVWRPDFAANYADGWTLDGSVEAHDERGRVRMAGSMDTTITDLANFAAALVSGEGLSKKARGELWRPGLPIRSAGQFPTLAGDVPAARQHKGLAASVGLITYSGPQGPAFFRGGHNDSTGNTLVCVEKGQRCVLIMSNDVRAEAAFPMIVRDILGETGTPWRWIFGDMKFV
- a CDS encoding CAP domain-containing protein yields the protein MSSAALAPGDFETDVLAELNRFRGDPSGYADVLRTYRPRFEGKLLIGRDRDEIDIMTREGVAAVDEAIRDLRPAKPLASLERGAVLERAAADHVAAQSRSGAVGHYTGGRGPGERATARGGGPYVNEVITYGHHTPAGVIHQLLIDDGVPDRGHRHSLLRAEHRYAGVACGSHKVHRTMCVIMMSQTPDGSAPPPPKRKP
- the ychF gene encoding redox-regulated ATPase YchF — its product is MGFKCGIVGLPNVGKSTLFNALTETAAAQAANYPFCTIEPNIGNVAVPDDRLEKLAAIASSKKIIATQLAFVDIAGLVRGASKGEGLGNQFLGNIREVDAIVHVLRCFEDDDIQHVENRVDPVADAETVETELLLADLESLEKRVPALAKKAAQGDKESKVAASVLGQALDLLRDGKPARLTDPRDEEEARALRNAQLLTSKPVLYVCNVDEGSAANGNAFSEKVFAKAAAEGAQAVVVSAAIESELVTMDMADRLEFLEEMGLHETGLARVIRAGYELLHLITFFTVGPQEARAWTVHTGATAPEAAGEIHSDFQKGFIRAETIAYDDYVTLGGEAKAREAGKLRAEGKAYVVHDGDVMHFLHS
- a CDS encoding DUF4304 domain-containing protein is translated as MSRRSDMKASLKRLAIPHLRSIGFRGSFPDFYRYMGDTVECLQFYFKRDSSDDRFFVHAGLASRDGVEWHRPIKHTVAPEKVKATQLIATVRLGAKPGSNNRWFDFAVQSADSIALDVVSELQGDDFWHRLQQVPVTIEGKDFR
- a CDS encoding MerR family transcriptional regulator, with protein sequence MQFTIGKLAVAGGVGVETIRYYQRRGLLSTPARSGGDGWGGGIRRYDEDDLRRLKFIRAAQGAGFTLDEIGELLALEAGDDRVQVRHLARQRIDALDTKIAAMTETRAALARLADICAASDKGPCPILAAFEP
- a CDS encoding alkaline phosphatase D family protein, with the protein product MYNRRSFLAGATLAGLAAPAIVRAQGLFRDFPFSLGVAAGDPASDGFVIWTRLAPEPMERHGGMPLVNVPVDWEVASDTGFRDVVAKGTELARPELAHSVHVEVAGLLPDRPYFYRFTAGGERSLRGRARTLPAPGAKVDALKFGVAGCQHYESGFYGAYRHMAREDLAFVYHYGDFIYEYRQDYLFDSGLPIRPVRQYAQRALIDVNDFRLAYAQTLLDIDQQAVRSVHAHLSSFDDHEIRNNWVGEYDNWKMGLDGNDPDALSPAEFMLKKQGAMQAWYEHMPVRKALLPRGGMVAANREFRYGDLMAMQVLDTRQYRSDQPCGDGFKPICPDVMARDAQVLGKAQEEWLARNLAKGGAQWNALAQQVTMMSLDRRRKPDEPQKIVNIDSWAGYAAPRERILSRMAGLKNCVVLTGDEHQNFCGDLILKDKVVGAEFVATSISSNGDGSDKRNGTDDWLKLNPELKFANDQRGYVVCEVGREAWQSHFMVVDKVTTPTNTLSKRATGVVENGVAGIKMA